In Trichocoleus desertorum NBK24, the following are encoded in one genomic region:
- a CDS encoding circadian clock KaiB family protein has protein sequence MNQVRSAPPQLFKGIALFTPKGDLIYCIDPSKQKRWHLHLCVALQEILGLSEPPHFLVPCYTATIDRWLDPQTQQVRVVAEAYPPVLRHQTLLNALFETKHLVWQPVPITNGLCEPVVLAMHRRQFPQLWESHELIVRFDQNFSRWDNAVPGRSLDLNKTTPPPERTAQGYVLRLFVSGHSAATERTLQTLHELLENSLHHPYTLKVIDILKHPEQAETDQVSATPTLVRVWPHPVRRIVGELNNVNRILQVLGASEP, from the coding sequence TTGAATCAAGTTCGCTCTGCCCCACCACAACTATTCAAAGGCATTGCCTTATTTACGCCTAAGGGGGATTTGATCTATTGCATAGACCCAAGTAAGCAAAAGCGTTGGCATTTACATTTGTGCGTGGCTTTGCAAGAAATTTTGGGTTTGTCGGAGCCTCCTCATTTTCTGGTTCCTTGTTATACAGCTACCATCGATCGCTGGCTAGACCCACAGACCCAGCAGGTACGAGTTGTTGCCGAGGCTTACCCTCCGGTTTTACGTCATCAAACCTTACTCAATGCTTTATTTGAGACGAAGCACTTAGTTTGGCAGCCAGTTCCTATCACAAATGGCTTGTGTGAGCCAGTCGTTCTGGCAATGCATCGCCGTCAATTTCCCCAGCTCTGGGAATCTCATGAATTGATTGTGCGCTTTGACCAAAACTTTTCTCGTTGGGATAATGCTGTTCCTGGGCGATCGCTTGATCTAAACAAGACAACCCCTCCCCCTGAGCGAACAGCACAAGGCTACGTGCTGCGGCTATTTGTGTCTGGGCATAGCGCCGCCACCGAACGCACCTTGCAAACTCTGCATGAACTCTTAGAAAATTCGCTGCACCATCCTTATACACTCAAAGTCATTGACATTTTGAAGCATCCAGAGCAAGCCGAGACAGATCAAGTTTCTGCGACACCAACCCTAGTCAGAGTTTGGCCCCACCCAGTTCGACGCATCGTGGGTGAACTCAATAATGTCAACCGAATTCTTCAAGTGCTGGGGGCGTCAGAGCCTTAA
- a CDS encoding thioredoxin-like domain-containing protein, with protein sequence MSRVRAPEFPQDRPWLNTAHPLTLRSLRGRFVLLDFWTYGCINCLHILPTLKYLEQKYKDSLTVIGIHSAKFTNEQELDSIRQAILRYDIAHPVLVDSDFEVWQQYAVRAWPTLVIIDPAGYVRHSLTGEVSRDRLEALLDELLQNFQTQETLQLKELSFILEKQQQSLSSPFAFPGKVLVGQVDSEVWLFVADSGHHRLVMTTLTGEVRHVIGSGEPGLVDGPFAEANFFAPQGMSLDSDQSILYVADTENHVLRRVDLRQQRVETIAGTGIQNRLIRPQQGLALETPLNSPRDLVLVGDRLFIAMAGSHQIWAMHLPTEFIQTYAGTGAEAGVDGEPTQAAFAQPSGITTDGQELYIADSESSSIRAVGLGANYQVKTVCGSGQLFDFGDVDGIGEEVRLQHCLGIAYAQENLWVADTYNHKIKQIDLSTQLCQTRLGHGKSGHQDGPGITSAFSEPSGLSVWDNCLYVADTNNHAIRCIALDTLRVTTLAFPGLCAPTLCFPHY encoded by the coding sequence ATGTCCCGCGTTAGAGCCCCAGAATTTCCTCAAGACCGACCTTGGTTGAACACAGCTCATCCTTTGACGCTGCGATCGCTCCGGGGTCGGTTTGTTTTGTTGGACTTTTGGACCTATGGCTGCATCAACTGCCTCCATATTTTGCCCACGCTCAAGTACCTAGAGCAGAAGTACAAAGACAGCCTGACCGTAATTGGGATTCACTCTGCTAAATTTACCAACGAGCAAGAGCTAGACAGCATTCGCCAAGCAATTTTGCGCTATGACATTGCTCACCCAGTGCTGGTAGATAGCGATTTTGAGGTTTGGCAGCAGTACGCGGTTCGAGCTTGGCCCACTTTAGTCATCATCGACCCTGCTGGCTATGTGCGGCATTCTTTAACCGGAGAAGTCAGCCGCGATCGACTAGAAGCTTTACTGGATGAACTATTACAAAATTTTCAAACTCAAGAAACCCTGCAGTTAAAAGAGCTGAGTTTCATACTCGAAAAGCAGCAGCAATCCCTGAGCAGCCCTTTTGCTTTTCCCGGCAAAGTTTTAGTTGGTCAGGTAGATTCAGAAGTTTGGTTATTTGTGGCTGACTCAGGACATCATCGGCTGGTCATGACCACGCTAACGGGTGAAGTGCGACATGTCATCGGTTCGGGAGAGCCTGGGTTAGTGGATGGCCCTTTTGCAGAAGCCAACTTTTTTGCGCCCCAAGGAATGAGCCTGGATTCAGACCAGTCAATTCTCTATGTAGCCGATACCGAAAACCATGTCCTGCGTCGTGTTGACCTGAGACAGCAACGGGTAGAGACGATCGCTGGGACAGGCATCCAAAACCGTTTAATTCGACCTCAGCAAGGGTTGGCTTTAGAAACGCCGTTAAATTCTCCTCGGGATTTGGTGTTGGTGGGCGATCGCCTCTTCATCGCGATGGCAGGCTCACACCAAATCTGGGCCATGCACCTGCCTACTGAATTCATCCAAACCTATGCGGGCACTGGTGCAGAAGCGGGTGTAGATGGAGAGCCAACCCAAGCAGCTTTTGCTCAGCCCAGTGGCATCACGACCGATGGGCAAGAGCTTTATATTGCAGATAGCGAGAGCAGTTCTATCCGGGCAGTTGGTCTAGGAGCAAACTATCAAGTCAAGACTGTCTGTGGTAGCGGTCAGTTGTTTGATTTTGGTGACGTAGATGGCATCGGCGAAGAGGTGCGGCTACAGCACTGTTTAGGAATTGCCTACGCTCAAGAAAATTTATGGGTTGCGGATACCTACAACCACAAAATTAAGCAAATTGACCTTAGCACTCAGCTCTGCCAAACCCGTTTAGGCCACGGGAAATCTGGTCATCAAGATGGGCCAGGGATCACCAGTGCCTTTTCAGAACCCTCTGGTCTGAGCGTTTGGGATAACTGCCTCTATGTGGCGGATACTAACAACCATGCTATTCGCTGCATAGCCCTTGATACTTTGAGGGTAACGACGCTGGCTTTCCCAGGACTGTGTGCCCCAACACTCTGTTTTCCACATTATTAA